The genome window GAACAATAGAATGCGAAATTTTTTCGCAATATTTGCAATCGTGCTTTCCGTCAGTCTGATGACGGTCATGAGTCTTTTTACGCTGGGAATCGAGACGGCAGAAATACGGCAGGTATCGCAGATGCAGCAGGTGATTTATGAGCAGATCGAGGAGAAACGGGCGGCTAAGATGGCAGAGGAGGAGTCGGTAGGATTTTTGATGCTGATGAAAAGCGGTGCGGGGATTGAAGTGGGAAACAAGATTTTAAGCCCGCTCTATTATGCATGGAGCCCGCTTAAGGGGGAAACAGGAACGATAAAAACTTCTTCCGTTAAAGAAGGTGGACGTATGCCAGAAAGCTATCGGGAGGTGGCAGTGACAGAAGAGTATTGCTCTGTTGCGGGAATTCCAGCAAAAATCGGGACTTCTTTTTCGATCACTTCGATTGATGGCGTGACAGAGGAATTTGTGATCACTGGTTTTATTGCCGGAGAGTGGTCCTCTTCCAGTGTCTACCCGGTGATATTTTCGGAGAGTTATGCGAGGGAAGGGCATATGCTAAAAGAAGTGCCATTCAGTGCTCTTGTCAATTTAAAAGACGGAGATCAGATGCGCCAGGACGAATTTAAACAGAACATCGTAGAACTGGGCGCGAAATACGGGGTAGAGCGGAAGTATGTAAATGAGAATAATTATTTTACCGGGACGCTTAAAGGAGATGCACTGAAACAGCAGGAGAGAATGGTCATGGCAGGAGTGGACGCCGGAATCTTATTTGCAAGTATTCTGGTGATTTACAGCGTGTTTTATCTGTCCGTCATCGGAAGAATCCGCCAGTTCGGCCAGCTTCGGACTCTGGGCATGACGCGCGGGCAGATTCGGAGAATGGTGAGCCGGGAGGGTATGATCCTTGGCAGTATCGGAATTCCGGCAGGGCTTCTTATCGGCGGCGTGGTCGGTTATTTCCTGAAGCCGGAGGGCTGGGACTTAAGGAATACTCTGGCGGTCATGGGAGCGGTGGCCGTGGCAGATATCGTGACGATTTGGCTTTCCCTATTAAAACCGGCGTCGATGGCGGCGAAGATTTCACCGATCGAGGCAGCAAAATATGCAGGGAATTTGGGCAGGAGAACGAAGGAAGAAAAGCGAAGCAGCAAACTTAAGCGGAGCCTTACTCCGGCGGGTCTTGCCAGGATTAGTGCGGCAAGGAACCGGAAAAAGACATTTCTTACCATGTGTTCTCTTGGAATTGGCGGAATTCTTTTTATGATTGCAGCTACATTTGTAGTCTCTTTGAATCAGGAAGAGTATTCCCGGCAGAGTGGCTTCCGACATGGCGAGTATGTCATATATTTGTCGCAGAATGCCAAGGAGACGACAGAGCACGGGCAAGCGGGGCTTCAGAGAAATAATCCGCTTAATGAGGAATTTAAGAAGCGGCTTCTGGAGATAGACGGCGTGAGAGAAGTGTTCGCTTACCAGAATATGGAGGTATCCTGGGAGAGTCACGGTGAACTGGAAAAGGACGAAATAAGTGGTTTTGATGAAGAACTATTTAAACGGATTCAGAAAAAATATGCAGATTCCACAGAAAATCTGCAGCAATTAAAATATGAAGATATGGTAAAAAATGATCAAATTTTTGTTTTGGGTAATAGCACGGTGGAAGAGGTATTTGGCTGGAAATTTAAGATTGGAGATGAAGTAACGTTCACCTTTGATAATGGGGAAACGATCATCGAAAGGGAGTGTAAGGTGGCTGGATTCATTAAAAATGGTGATTTTCTGCACGA of Roseburia hominis contains these proteins:
- a CDS encoding ABC transporter permease translates to MKLEANANRNVIMHLAKSSVKNNRMRNFFAIFAIVLSVSLMTVMSLFTLGIETAEIRQVSQMQQVIYEQIEEKRAAKMAEEESVGFLMLMKSGAGIEVGNKILSPLYYAWSPLKGETGTIKTSSVKEGGRMPESYREVAVTEEYCSVAGIPAKIGTSFSITSIDGVTEEFVITGFIAGEWSSSSVYPVIFSESYAREGHMLKEVPFSALVNLKDGDQMRQDEFKQNIVELGAKYGVERKYVNENNYFTGTLKGDALKQQERMVMAGVDAGILFASILVIYSVFYLSVIGRIRQFGQLRTLGMTRGQIRRMVSREGMILGSIGIPAGLLIGGVVGYFLKPEGWDLRNTLAVMGAVAVADIVTIWLSLLKPASMAAKISPIEAAKYAGNLGRRTKEEKRSSKLKRSLTPAGLARISAARNRKKTFLTMCSLGIGGILFMIAATFVVSLNQEEYSRQSGFRHGEYVIYLSQNAKETTEHGQAGLQRNNPLNEEFKKRLLEIDGVREVFAYQNMEVSWESHGELEKDEISGFDEELFKRIQKKYADSTENLQQLKYEDMVKNDQIFVLGNSTVEEVFGWKFKIGDEVTFTFDNGETIIERECKVAGFIKNGDFLHDEIVLNHWFYVPQALLDEVSEGLNLNSQMVVSTDEKKEKTITPVITELVEENPNLILDTLKERRERDKKSFQMMYMVVLGLSLFVIGFSFLNLINTLITNIVTRKQEFAMLESVGMTRRQLGHMVSLEGILLSAGNALITLALGSAAGYGGVMLMHNLSATYMHFHFPLWFYLGYLFVLVLVPLTVSGGVLRNFEKQALTERLRIED